From the genome of Stigmatella aurantiaca, one region includes:
- a CDS encoding RluA family pseudouridine synthase, translating to MNTTTHTLTVDAAKAGQRVDLFIGEALGLSRAKLKRLFEEGAVRVDGRPAKKGLLVAAGQHILVKWEEESREAVPDADFPLAVLHEDAALVVVDKPAGRPSHPLKPGETGTVANALIARYPECAQASEDSREGGLCHRLDIETSGVLLAARTREAWQRMRTAFSGREVDKHYVALVTGPLADEGEIELPLRHHPRHPDRVEPALPGEDGAREAHSLFQVQARAGDFSLVEVRILTGVLHQVRAHLAGIGAPLVGDMLYGGREEPGLSRFFLHARALGFTHPETGKRLQVESPLPPELTEVLRKHGLSGGGRPA from the coding sequence GTGAATACCACCACGCATACCCTCACCGTGGACGCCGCGAAGGCGGGCCAGCGCGTCGACCTCTTCATCGGCGAGGCCCTGGGCCTGTCGCGCGCGAAGCTCAAGCGCCTCTTCGAGGAGGGCGCGGTGCGGGTGGACGGCCGCCCCGCGAAGAAGGGGCTCCTGGTGGCCGCCGGGCAGCACATCCTCGTGAAGTGGGAGGAGGAGAGCCGCGAGGCGGTGCCGGACGCGGACTTCCCGCTGGCGGTGCTGCACGAGGACGCGGCGCTGGTGGTGGTGGACAAGCCCGCGGGCCGCCCCTCTCACCCGCTGAAGCCCGGGGAGACGGGCACGGTGGCCAACGCCCTCATCGCCCGCTACCCCGAGTGCGCCCAGGCCTCCGAGGACTCGCGGGAGGGCGGGCTGTGCCACCGGCTGGACATCGAAACCTCCGGGGTGCTGCTCGCCGCGCGCACGCGCGAGGCCTGGCAGCGCATGCGCACGGCCTTCAGCGGCCGCGAGGTGGACAAGCACTACGTGGCGCTCGTCACCGGGCCCCTGGCGGACGAGGGCGAAATCGAGCTGCCGCTGCGCCACCACCCCCGGCACCCGGACCGGGTGGAGCCCGCGCTGCCGGGCGAGGACGGGGCGCGCGAGGCGCACTCGCTGTTCCAGGTCCAGGCGCGCGCGGGGGACTTCAGCCTCGTGGAGGTGCGCATCCTCACCGGCGTGCTGCACCAGGTGCGCGCGCATCTGGCCGGCATCGGTGCGCCCCTCGTGGGGGACATGCTCTACGGCGGGCGCGAGGAACCGGGCCTGTCCCGCTTCTTCCTGCACGCCCGGGCGCTGGGCTTCACCCACCCGGAGACGGGGAAGCGGCTCCAGGTGGAGAGCCCCCTGCCCCCGGAGCTCACCGAGGTGCTCCGCAAGCACGGCCTCTCAGGCGGAGGGCGGCCCGCGTAG
- a CDS encoding serine/threonine-protein kinase, with the protein MPPKLIGPYRVMDTLGSGGVGTVYRALDRRTNDTVALKLLSAAPALDARAAQRLVREYETLAELAHPNVVKVFDVGVFQGYPYLVMELIEGLTLRHYLDLRGSDIHSPSGSYSGPRFRALPPDDDDSDDGDSPFNLAAFSEEEPSEDISLQGSAGPVRALADAADEPDTDGTPEPQASAVPHADPKVQLVERRIQEARTDELNRPERMGRLKDAMLQVCEALAYIHGHGLVHRDLKPSNIMVDEDRQVRLMDFGLAKFLADDAGLTGDGRFVGTFRYMSPEQILGEPLDARADLYSLGVILYELLSGRPPFDAKTPSQLWQQVLEVEPAPVLAINLKGDPQLARVAHRLLRKELDDRYQTAEEVYEALAE; encoded by the coding sequence ATGCCCCCCAAGCTGATTGGTCCCTACCGCGTCATGGACACGCTTGGCAGCGGAGGGGTGGGGACCGTGTACCGGGCCCTGGACCGCCGCACCAACGATACCGTGGCCCTCAAGCTGCTGTCGGCGGCGCCCGCGCTGGACGCCCGGGCGGCCCAGCGGCTGGTGCGAGAGTACGAGACGCTCGCGGAGCTGGCCCACCCCAACGTCGTGAAGGTGTTCGACGTGGGCGTCTTTCAGGGCTATCCCTACCTCGTCATGGAACTCATCGAGGGACTCACCCTCCGGCACTACCTGGACCTGCGCGGCAGTGACATCCACTCGCCCTCGGGCTCGTACTCCGGGCCGCGCTTCCGCGCCCTGCCCCCCGACGACGACGACTCGGACGACGGCGACTCCCCGTTCAACCTGGCGGCCTTCAGCGAGGAGGAGCCCAGCGAGGACATCAGCCTGCAAGGGAGCGCCGGGCCCGTGCGGGCGCTGGCCGATGCCGCGGACGAGCCGGACACGGACGGCACGCCGGAGCCCCAGGCCAGCGCCGTGCCGCACGCGGATCCGAAGGTCCAGCTCGTGGAGCGCCGCATCCAGGAGGCGCGCACGGACGAGCTGAACCGGCCCGAGCGCATGGGCCGGCTCAAGGACGCCATGCTCCAGGTGTGCGAGGCGCTGGCGTACATCCACGGCCACGGCCTGGTGCACCGGGACCTCAAGCCCTCCAACATCATGGTGGACGAGGACCGGCAGGTGCGGCTCATGGACTTCGGGCTCGCCAAGTTCCTGGCGGACGACGCGGGCCTCACCGGCGATGGGCGCTTCGTGGGCACCTTCCGGTACATGTCCCCGGAGCAGATTCTCGGCGAGCCGCTGGATGCGCGGGCCGACCTCTACAGCCTGGGCGTCATCCTGTACGAGCTGCTCAGCGGCCGGCCGCCCTTCGACGCGAAGACGCCCAGCCAGCTCTGGCAGCAGGTGCTGGAGGTGGAGCCCGCGCCCGTGCTGGCCATCAACCTGAAAGGAGACCCTCAGCTGGCGCGCGTGGCGCACCGGCTCCTGCGCAAGGAGCTGGATGACCGCTATCAGACGGCCGAGGAAGTCTACGAGGCGCTCGCCGAGTGA
- a CDS encoding isoprenyl transferase — translation MERPSVASALEHQVKTRPLPRHVGIIMDGNGRWAEVRGLPRLEGHREGSASVREVTRTARRVGISALTLYAFSSQNWARPAEEVAGLMDLLREFLESEYSEILDNGIRLNAIGEVDKMPRYVREPLERLRRDSAHNQGMVLTLALSYGGREEILHAMQRVARAVASGELSPDRLGEKELEAHLWTNGLPPLDLVVRTSGEFRVSNFLLWQMAYAELCFADVLWPDFRSEAFLRCLAQYQQRERRFGLTSAQIQREDTQRAKA, via the coding sequence ATGGAACGCCCCTCGGTCGCCAGCGCGCTCGAACACCAGGTCAAGACCCGGCCTCTGCCCCGCCACGTGGGCATCATCATGGACGGCAATGGCCGGTGGGCGGAGGTTCGCGGCCTGCCCCGGCTGGAGGGGCACCGCGAGGGCTCCGCCAGCGTGCGCGAGGTGACGCGCACCGCGCGCCGCGTGGGCATCTCCGCGCTGACGCTCTACGCCTTCTCCTCCCAGAACTGGGCCCGCCCCGCCGAGGAGGTGGCCGGGCTCATGGACCTGCTGCGCGAGTTCCTCGAGAGCGAGTACTCGGAGATTCTCGACAACGGCATCCGCCTCAACGCCATTGGCGAGGTGGACAAGATGCCGCGCTACGTGCGCGAGCCCCTGGAGCGGCTGCGCCGGGACTCGGCGCACAACCAGGGCATGGTGCTCACGCTGGCGCTCTCGTATGGCGGCCGGGAGGAGATCCTCCACGCCATGCAGCGGGTGGCCCGGGCGGTGGCCAGCGGCGAGCTGTCGCCGGACCGGCTGGGCGAGAAGGAGCTGGAAGCGCACCTGTGGACGAACGGGCTGCCACCGCTGGACCTGGTGGTGCGCACCAGCGGCGAGTTCCGCGTCTCCAACTTCCTGCTCTGGCAGATGGCGTACGCGGAGCTGTGCTTCGCGGACGTGCTGTGGCCGGACTTCCGCTCCGAGGCGTTCCTGCGCTGCCTGGCCCAGTACCAGCAGCGCGAGCGGCGTTTCGGACTGACGTCCGCGCAGATCCAACGCGAGGACACCCAGCGGGCCAAGGCGTGA
- a CDS encoding phosphatidate cytidylyltransferase, which produces MNEKNKNLLIRIVSAVVLLPVVLFLLWKGGVYSAVLLGLAAAACASEYYIITLKGLSPAAWVGIVLAGAMPFLPLRGPETVGQIAFWVTAGYFFFAWTYHLIRGPLPEAPVRSAQLITGFLYGGVGLTALSALRMLPDGMAWVICALVITWANDTVAYFAGRFLGRHKLYVEVSPNKTWEGFFGGLVGSVGGMFIARAGFFPELTVMDCVFTGIAGGILGPIGDLCESMLKRAYGVKDSGKLIPGHGGILDRIDALLFNAPLVFIYVQFIRHLL; this is translated from the coding sequence GTGAACGAGAAGAACAAGAACCTCCTCATCCGCATCGTCTCCGCGGTGGTGCTGCTGCCCGTCGTGCTCTTCCTGTTGTGGAAGGGGGGCGTCTACAGCGCCGTCCTGCTGGGGTTGGCGGCCGCCGCCTGCGCCAGCGAGTACTACATCATCACCCTCAAGGGGCTGTCGCCCGCTGCCTGGGTGGGCATCGTGCTGGCAGGCGCCATGCCCTTCCTGCCGCTGCGCGGGCCGGAGACCGTGGGGCAGATCGCCTTCTGGGTGACCGCGGGCTACTTCTTCTTCGCGTGGACCTACCACCTCATCCGGGGGCCGCTGCCCGAGGCGCCGGTGCGCTCGGCGCAGCTCATCACCGGCTTCCTCTATGGTGGCGTGGGGCTCACCGCCCTGTCCGCGCTGCGGATGCTGCCGGACGGCATGGCCTGGGTCATCTGTGCGCTGGTCATCACCTGGGCCAATGACACCGTCGCCTACTTCGCGGGCCGCTTCCTGGGACGCCACAAGCTGTATGTGGAAGTAAGCCCGAACAAGACGTGGGAGGGCTTCTTCGGCGGGCTGGTGGGCTCGGTGGGCGGCATGTTCATCGCGCGGGCGGGGTTCTTCCCGGAGCTGACGGTGATGGACTGCGTCTTCACCGGCATCGCTGGCGGCATCCTGGGCCCCATTGGCGACCTGTGCGAGTCCATGCTCAAGCGGGCCTACGGGGTGAAGGACTCGGGCAAGCTCATCCCCGGCCACGGCGGCATCCTGGATCGCATCGACGCGCTCCTGTTCAACGCGCCGCTGGTGTTCATCTATGTGCAGTTCATCCGCCACCTGCTCTGA
- the rseP gene encoding RIP metalloprotease RseP, with translation MFQNIGLFALLLGVLVTVHELGHFLVAKACGVKVLKFSFGFGPKLLGFVKGETEYQIALLPLGGYVKMAGDIPGEDLAPEEAHRGFLAQPPWKRMLIVLAGPVFNLAFPILIYFFVFWGAHEVTSTRVGNVLPESPAATAGLRPGDRVLAVEGEKVRTYQEMSEAFIGRFERPIPLTIERDGKQQIVEVTPLKKVESSPIETIERGVMGVESSSRVPILGVPADSAAARAGLRTFDRVLAINGTVVPDQAVLYDVLAKQSGTLELTVQRGRPVEAGAVVARLPEVLKLSLEKQPGEGLAALGAESSEFYVSSVLPGSPAEKAGLRWGDRLVSLNGEPIRSFNMFQVQISGLGEKPFGLTWRGAEGERTVQIARAPVQVKEEFGQVSTGPILGVQSWDFSSPAERIQLNLEWHEALTQSARIVPTIIKQTVKAIAGLFDNSVPLSSIGGPIMMYQMAARSSELGWDYYLQLMAAISINLGVVNLLPIPILDGFHLVAAGWESVRRRPIPVRVREVANVVGLAMLVALMLVAFFNDITR, from the coding sequence ATGTTTCAGAACATCGGGCTCTTCGCGCTGCTCCTCGGTGTGCTTGTCACCGTGCATGAGCTGGGTCACTTCCTCGTGGCGAAGGCCTGCGGGGTGAAGGTGCTCAAGTTCTCCTTTGGCTTCGGGCCCAAGCTCCTGGGGTTCGTCAAGGGAGAGACGGAGTACCAGATCGCGCTGCTGCCCCTGGGCGGCTACGTGAAGATGGCCGGGGACATTCCGGGCGAGGACCTGGCCCCCGAGGAGGCCCACCGGGGCTTCCTGGCCCAGCCGCCGTGGAAGCGCATGCTCATCGTGCTGGCGGGCCCGGTGTTCAACCTGGCGTTCCCCATCCTCATCTACTTCTTCGTCTTCTGGGGCGCCCACGAAGTCACCTCCACGCGCGTGGGCAACGTGCTGCCCGAGTCCCCCGCGGCCACCGCGGGCCTGCGCCCCGGGGACCGGGTGCTCGCGGTGGAGGGCGAGAAGGTCCGCACCTACCAGGAGATGTCGGAGGCCTTCATCGGCCGGTTCGAGCGGCCCATTCCGCTCACCATCGAGCGCGACGGCAAGCAGCAGATCGTCGAGGTGACGCCGCTCAAGAAGGTGGAGTCCTCGCCCATCGAGACCATCGAGCGGGGCGTCATGGGGGTGGAGTCCAGCTCCCGCGTGCCCATCCTCGGGGTGCCCGCGGATTCGGCGGCGGCGCGCGCCGGGCTGCGCACGTTCGACCGGGTGCTGGCCATCAACGGCACGGTGGTGCCGGACCAGGCGGTGCTCTACGACGTCCTGGCGAAGCAGTCCGGCACGCTGGAGCTGACGGTGCAGCGCGGGCGGCCGGTGGAGGCCGGCGCCGTGGTGGCCCGCCTGCCCGAGGTGCTGAAGCTCTCACTGGAGAAGCAGCCGGGCGAGGGCCTGGCGGCGCTCGGGGCCGAGTCGTCCGAGTTCTACGTGTCCTCCGTGCTGCCCGGCAGCCCCGCGGAGAAGGCGGGCCTGCGGTGGGGCGACCGGCTCGTGAGCCTCAATGGCGAGCCCATCCGCTCCTTCAACATGTTCCAGGTGCAGATCAGCGGGCTGGGCGAGAAGCCCTTTGGCCTGACGTGGCGGGGCGCGGAGGGTGAGCGCACGGTGCAGATCGCCCGGGCCCCCGTGCAGGTGAAGGAGGAGTTCGGCCAGGTGAGCACCGGCCCCATCCTGGGCGTGCAGTCCTGGGACTTCTCCTCGCCGGCCGAGCGCATCCAGCTCAACTTGGAGTGGCACGAGGCGCTCACGCAGTCGGCGCGCATCGTGCCCACCATCATCAAGCAGACGGTGAAGGCCATCGCCGGGCTGTTCGACAACTCGGTGCCGCTCAGCTCCATCGGCGGGCCCATCATGATGTACCAGATGGCGGCCCGGAGCTCCGAGCTGGGCTGGGACTACTACCTGCAGCTCATGGCGGCCATCTCCATCAACCTGGGCGTGGTGAACCTGCTGCCCATCCCCATCCTGGACGGGTTCCACCTGGTGGCCGCGGGCTGGGAGAGCGTGCGCCGGCGCCCCATTCCGGTGCGCGTGCGCGAGGTGGCCAACGTCGTAGGGCTGGCCATGCTGGTGGCCCTGATGCTGGTGGCCTTCTTCAACGACATCACCCGGTGA
- a CDS encoding septal ring lytic transglycosylase RlpA family protein yields MGRSVLLLALALGLMTGCASRSSRTAPAPREEPAGKGSGTYLGEGLASFYGPGLHGRKTANGERFDQEAMTAAHRTARFGTCVQVVNMENGRSVKVRVNDRGPFKAGRIIDVSKGAARKLGMLEKGLARVRLYRCAEPVSVFSVPDPPLPG; encoded by the coding sequence ATGGGGCGGAGCGTCCTGCTGCTGGCCCTGGCGCTGGGGCTGATGACCGGGTGTGCCTCGCGCTCGTCCCGGACGGCGCCCGCGCCCCGCGAGGAGCCCGCCGGCAAGGGCTCGGGCACGTACCTGGGCGAGGGGCTGGCCTCGTTCTACGGCCCCGGGCTGCACGGCCGGAAGACGGCCAACGGGGAGCGCTTCGACCAGGAGGCGATGACCGCCGCGCACCGCACGGCCCGCTTCGGCACCTGCGTGCAGGTGGTGAACATGGAGAACGGGCGCTCGGTGAAGGTGCGCGTCAACGACCGGGGCCCCTTCAAGGCAGGGCGCATCATCGATGTGTCCAAGGGGGCCGCCCGCAAGCTGGGCATGCTGGAGAAGGGGCTCGCGCGGGTGCGCCTGTACCGCTGCGCGGAGCCCGTGTCCGTCTTTTCCGTGCCGGACCCGCCGCTGCCGGGGTAG
- the tsaB gene encoding tRNA (adenosine(37)-N6)-threonylcarbamoyltransferase complex dimerization subunit type 1 TsaB translates to MFLALETSTLTLSLALVERAGEDVRVLEHVVAGPPLKQSEALPGLVGELLARHGVKLAELEGLAVGLGPGSFTGLRIGLASVKALAYAARLKVAGASSLAAVALEGPEGPPLFCLAVARKDDLYFGAYRRRGHQVEALEPETAMSPEEVAARMAAEPQALALGPALTGYRAALEAAGVAPGRLLAGPEFPSAVELSRLIRFPEEQPLETLFALEPHYVRASEPERNPKFPPLPGPAPTARLKED, encoded by the coding sequence GTGTTCCTCGCGCTGGAGACCTCCACGTTGACGCTGTCGCTCGCCCTGGTGGAGCGGGCAGGGGAGGACGTGCGCGTCCTCGAGCATGTGGTGGCGGGGCCTCCGCTGAAGCAGAGCGAGGCGCTGCCTGGCCTCGTGGGCGAGCTGCTCGCGCGGCATGGGGTGAAGCTCGCGGAGCTGGAGGGGCTGGCCGTGGGGCTGGGGCCCGGCTCCTTCACCGGCCTGCGCATCGGCCTGGCCTCGGTCAAGGCGCTGGCATACGCGGCGCGCCTCAAGGTGGCGGGGGCCTCCTCCCTGGCGGCCGTGGCGCTGGAGGGCCCCGAGGGGCCGCCGCTGTTCTGTCTCGCAGTGGCGCGCAAGGATGACCTGTACTTCGGCGCCTACCGGCGGCGGGGTCACCAGGTGGAGGCGCTGGAGCCCGAGACGGCCATGTCCCCCGAGGAGGTGGCGGCGCGGATGGCGGCCGAGCCCCAGGCGCTCGCGCTGGGCCCCGCGCTCACCGGGTACCGCGCCGCGCTGGAGGCCGCGGGGGTGGCGCCCGGGCGGCTGCTGGCCGGGCCGGAGTTTCCCTCCGCGGTGGAGCTGTCGCGGCTCATCCGCTTCCCGGAAGAGCAGCCGCTGGAGACGCTCTTCGCGCTGGAGCCGCACTACGTGCGGGCCTCCGAGCCCGAGCGCAACCCGAAGTTCCCCCCGCTGCCGGGCCCCGCGCCCACCGCCCGGCTCAAGGAGGACTGA
- a CDS encoding aspartate-semialdehyde dehydrogenase, with protein MNENGKIAVVGATGAVGREVLSALLEAGIDSERLTLLASERSEAVELEYGEDTLEVEKTTPESFRGMALVLLATPANASRTLGPTAQAAGAWVVDASSAFRADGSVPLVLPSFNPELLGAPFKGRMVCVPSAVTGALVPLLAPLHKAFGVVRAQVTAMMGASSAGVTGVGELERQTAGLLSGRELESHAFPQRIGFNLIPQVGDFLAQSPWTEEEAGWTLEAARLFGARGDTPVIAGTAVQVPVFYGHGLSVHVQLKAAVPVDQVRTVLKASPALKVLDAPAEKVYPMPMLVTADPTVHVGRLRTFPQAPEWLTLFAAIDNAGRGAALNLVEAGLRLLQRPS; from the coding sequence ATGAACGAGAACGGGAAGATCGCCGTGGTGGGGGCCACGGGAGCCGTGGGCCGCGAGGTGCTCTCCGCGCTGCTCGAGGCGGGCATTGACTCCGAGCGGCTCACGCTGCTGGCCTCCGAGCGCTCCGAGGCGGTGGAGCTGGAGTACGGCGAGGACACGCTGGAGGTGGAGAAGACCACGCCCGAGTCGTTCCGGGGCATGGCGCTGGTGCTGCTGGCCACCCCGGCGAACGCCTCCCGGACCCTGGGGCCCACGGCGCAGGCCGCGGGCGCGTGGGTGGTGGACGCCAGCTCCGCCTTCCGCGCGGATGGCTCCGTGCCGCTGGTGCTCCCGTCCTTCAACCCGGAGCTGCTGGGGGCGCCCTTCAAGGGGCGCATGGTCTGCGTCCCCTCCGCGGTGACGGGCGCGCTGGTGCCCTTGCTGGCGCCGCTGCACAAGGCCTTCGGCGTCGTCCGCGCCCAGGTGACGGCGATGATGGGGGCCTCCTCCGCGGGGGTGACAGGCGTCGGGGAGCTGGAGCGCCAGACGGCGGGGCTGCTGTCAGGCCGCGAGCTGGAGTCCCACGCCTTCCCCCAGCGCATCGGCTTCAACCTCATTCCCCAGGTGGGGGACTTCCTCGCCCAGTCGCCGTGGACCGAGGAGGAGGCGGGCTGGACGCTGGAGGCCGCGCGCCTGTTCGGCGCCCGGGGGGACACCCCCGTCATCGCCGGGACGGCGGTCCAGGTGCCGGTGTTCTACGGCCACGGGCTCAGCGTGCACGTGCAGCTCAAGGCTGCCGTCCCCGTGGACCAGGTGCGCACGGTGCTCAAGGCCTCCCCGGCCCTCAAGGTCCTGGATGCGCCCGCCGAGAAGGTCTACCCCATGCCCATGCTGGTGACGGCCGACCCGACGGTGCATGTTGGCCGGCTGCGCACCTTTCCGCAGGCGCCCGAGTGGCTCACGCTCTTCGCCGCCATCGACAACGCGGGCCGGGGCGCCGCGCTCAACCTCGTGGAGGCCGGCCTGCGGCTGCTCCAGCGGCCCTCCTGA
- a CDS encoding MXAN_2561 family MXYO-CTERM-anchored protein, whose translation MRLPLIVLTTLCASTALGQTTAQISLTLPNNATSLRVPREPCDRTQTVNYAYASSTTVVCSDLKIWLVQGSSCSDEPTGTFKLLKTLSQNDVVNQPTGTVTFNIGELPGFTGAVTCPANDREDTYRVCASIKLPGGSFGTECGSGSFQRDDLEVVYDAKPPSAPTLGDVTALDSALSVSVTAPDDAEFIRVTVTREDGTDGKTVEKPGDLKTVRVEGLKNGVKYTVVARAVDEASNESAPSAAKEGTPEPTRGFLDRYDEAGGEEMGGCGAAGGGVAGSLVLAVLGFWLSSRRNRS comes from the coding sequence ATGCGCCTTCCGCTCATTGTCTTGACCACGCTCTGTGCGTCCACTGCCCTGGGGCAGACCACGGCCCAAATCTCGCTGACGCTCCCCAACAACGCGACCTCCCTCCGGGTGCCGAGGGAGCCGTGTGACCGGACCCAGACCGTCAACTACGCCTATGCCTCATCCACCACGGTCGTCTGCTCGGATCTGAAAATCTGGCTCGTGCAGGGCTCCTCCTGCTCGGACGAGCCCACCGGTACCTTCAAGCTGCTGAAGACGCTGTCCCAGAACGATGTGGTGAACCAGCCCACGGGGACGGTGACCTTCAATATCGGGGAGCTGCCCGGCTTCACGGGGGCCGTGACGTGCCCCGCCAATGACCGGGAGGACACCTACCGGGTGTGTGCGTCCATCAAGCTGCCAGGCGGCTCGTTCGGGACCGAGTGTGGCTCCGGCTCCTTCCAGCGCGACGACCTGGAGGTCGTCTACGACGCGAAGCCTCCCTCGGCGCCCACCCTCGGAGATGTGACCGCGCTGGACAGTGCGCTCTCCGTCAGCGTGACGGCGCCGGACGATGCCGAGTTCATCCGGGTGACCGTCACGCGGGAGGACGGCACGGACGGCAAGACCGTCGAGAAGCCGGGCGATCTGAAGACGGTCCGCGTGGAGGGACTGAAGAACGGGGTGAAGTACACGGTGGTGGCCCGCGCCGTGGATGAGGCCTCGAACGAGAGCGCCCCGTCCGCAGCGAAGGAGGGCACGCCCGAGCCTACCCGGGGCTTCCTCGACAGGTACGATGAAGCCGGCGGCGAGGAAATGGGAGGCTGTGGCGCGGCGGGCGGTGGGGTCGCGGGCAGCCTGGTGCTGGCCGTGCTGGGGTTCTGGCTGTCTTCAAGGAGAAACCGGTCATGA